A region from the Medicago truncatula cultivar Jemalong A17 chromosome 6, MtrunA17r5.0-ANR, whole genome shotgun sequence genome encodes:
- the LOC25497285 gene encoding chromosome transmission fidelity protein 8 homolog — MQIRVQCNCEEGNCVEWGIVELQGVVEPQPGFQDSLANLQIGTLCRPSSQEVYTLTIGYHELTGSKVSLKKPLLVLKKVKHPDGDSCGQVELRVVGIIRQKILFKTRPRAIISKPPVTSKEKQKSITTGSAPSNQAV, encoded by the exons atGCAGATTCGTGTACAGTGCAATTGTGAGGAAGGAAACTGTGTGGAATGGGGCATTGTTGAACTGCAAGGAGTTGTTGAACCACAGCCTGGTTTTCAGGATTCCCTTGCCAACCTTCAAATTGGCACTCTCTGCCGTCCTTCTTCTCAG gAAGTCTACACTTTAACTATTGGGTACCATGAACTGACAGGGTCAAAGGTCTCCTTGAAGAAGCCGTTGTTGGTGCTCAAGAAAGTCAAGCATCCAGATGGAGACAGTTGCGGTCAGGTGGAGTTACGGGTTGTTGGAATCATTCGACAGAAAATTCTGTTCAAGACCAGACCAAGGGCCATCATTTCTA AACCACCAGTTACAtctaaagaaaaacaaaagtctATCACGACAGGCTCTGCTCCTTCAAATCAAGCTGTGTGA
- the LOC25497284 gene encoding replication factor C subunit 3, whose protein sequence is MLWVDKYRPKTLDHAMVHSDIAQNLKKLVTEHDCPHLLFYGPSGAGKKTLIMALLRQMFGPGAEKVKVENRAWKVDAGSRSIDLELTTLSSANHIEMTPSDAGFQDRYIVQEIIKEMAKNRPIDTKGKKGFKVLVLNDVDKLSREAQHSLRRTMEKYSAYCRLVLCCNSSSRVTEAIRSRCLNVRINAPSEEQIVEVLQFIGKKEGLQLPSSLAARIAEKSNRNLRRAILSFETCRVQQYPFTDKQTIPPMDWEEYISEIASDIMKEQSPKRLFQVRGKLYELLTNCIPPEIILKRLLYELLRKLDAELKHEVCHWAAYYEHRMRLGQKAIFHIEAFVAKFMSVYKSFLIATFG, encoded by the exons ATGTTGTGGGTTGACAAGTACCGTCCCAAAACTCTTGACCATGCTATGGTTCACAGCGACATCGCTCAAAATCTCAAGAAATTG GTTACTGAACATGATTGCCCTCATTTGTTGTTCTATGGCCCATCAGGCGCTGGCAAGAAAACACTCATCATGGCTCTTCTCCGCCAAATGTTTGGACCCGGTGCTGAgaag GTGAAGGTGGAAAATAGGGCATGGAAAGTGGAT GCTGGAAGTAGATCTATAGATTTAGAGCTGACTACATTATCAAGTGCGAACCACATCGAAATGACTCCAAGTGATGCAGGCTTTCAGGACAGATACATTGTTCAAGAAATAATCAAAGAAATGGCTAAGAATAGACCCATTGATACTAAAGGGAAGAAAGGATTTAAAG TACTAGTGCTTAATGATGTTGACAAACTCTCTAGAGAAGCTCAACATTCTCTCCGCAGAACAATGGAGAAATACAGCGCTTATTGCAGATTAGTTCTATGTTGCAATAGCTCTTCAAGAGTCACAGAAGCAATCCGCTCCCGTTGTCTTAATGTGCGAATTAATGCACCAAGTGAAGAACAg ATTGTTGAAGTTTTACAGTTCATTGGTAAGAAAGAAGGGCTGCAACTTCCTTCTAGTTTGGCTGCTCGCATAGCAGAGAAATCAAATCGGAATTTAAGGAGGGCCATATTGTCATTTGAGACTTGTCGTGTCCAACA GTATCCTTTCACCGACAAGCAAACAATTCCCCCAATGGACTGGGAGGAATATATTTCTGAAATTGCATCTGACATAATGAAGGAACAGAGCCCAAAAAG GTTGTTTCAAGTTCGAGGAAAGCTGTATGAGCTGCTGACCAATTGCATTCCTCCCGAGATCATTTTGAAG AGACTTCTTTATGAGCTATTGAGGAAACTTGATGCGGAACTGAAGCATGAAGTCTGCCATTGGGCAGCATATTAT GAGCATAGGATGCGCCTTGGACAGAAGGCAATTTTTCACATTGAAG CATTTGTGGCTAAGTTTATGAGCGTCTACAAGTCCTTCCTCATCGCAACATTCGGCTGA
- the LOC25497283 gene encoding probable inactive receptor kinase At1g48480, protein MKFYFSFFLFFLTLFLPSVKPDLTSERAALLTLRAAVTGRTLLWNTTSASPCNWAGVHCNQNHTHVVELHLPAVALSGNLPTGVFSELPNLHTLSLRFNSLSGPLPSDLAACTSLKNLYLQQNLLSGELPATFFNLTGLVRLNLASNNFSGEIPVGFGNLTRLKTLYLQNNRFTGSLSEFELNPVQLAQFNVSNNMLNGSVPEKLQTFGKDSFLGNLLCGKPLNPCPKEGGTNSGNGGANSGNGGRNSSVVDENNGFVRNKKKGKLSGGAIAGIVIGSVVILLIVVFALIVLCRNRNGEKIDEVARTLKHNQLIDEGIHGENVGNGNGNGYSSAAAMAVAAPVNGERGNEGVVIGGGEKKLVFFKNWGRVFDLEDLLRASAEVLGKGTFGTSYKAVLEAGPVAVAVKRLRDVTISEREFKEKIEKVGTMVHENLAPLRAYYYSRDEKLLVHDYLHMGSLSALLHGNKGGGRTPLTWEMRSGIALGAARGIEYLHSQGPNVSHGNIKSSNILLTKSYDARVSDFGLAHLVGPSSTPNRVAGYRAPEVTDPRKVSQKADVYSFGVLLLELLTGKAPTHALLNDEGVDLPRWVQSVVKEEWTSEVFDLELLRYQNVEEEMVQLLQLAVDCAAPYPDNRPSMSQVRQHIEELHRSSSKEGSQDQIQQPDVISDIDDISSR, encoded by the exons atgaagttttatttttctttctttctcttttttctgaCACTTTTTCTTCCGTCGGTAAAACCCGACCTCACTTCAGAACGCGCCGCTTTATTAACCCTACGCGCTGCCGTAACTGGCCGAACCCTACTCTGGAACACTACTTCCGCCTCTCCTTGCAACTGGGCCGGCGTCCATTGTAACCAAAACCACACTCACGTTGTCGAGCTTCACCTCCCCGCCGTCGCACTTTCCGGTAACCTCCCCACCGGCGTTTTCTCCGAACTTCCTAACCTCCACACTCTCAGCCTCCGTTTCAACTCCCTCTCCGGTCCTCTCCCCTCCGACCTTGCTGCTTGCACCTCCCTCAAAAACCTCTACCTTCAACAGAATCTTCTCTCCGGTGAACTTCCGGCGACTTTTTTCAACCTCACCGGACTTGTTCGTCTAAATTTAGCTTCCAACAATTTCTCCGGTGAAATTCCGGTGGGGTTTGGTAACTTAACCCGGTTGAAAACATTGTATCTTCAAAACAACCGGTTCACCGGTTCGTTAAGCGAGTTTGAGTTAAACCCGGTTCAACTCGCTCAGTTCAATGTTTCAAACAACATGCTAAACGGTTCTGTTCCTGAAAAGTTGCAAACTTTTGGAAAAGATTCGTTTTTGGGTAATTTGTTATGTGGGAAACCACTTAACCCTTGTCCTAAGGAAGGAGGTACAAATAGTGGAAATGGGGGTGCAAATAGTGGTAATGGGGGTAGAAATTCAAGTGTAGTTGATGAAAATAATGGGTTTGTAAGGAACAAGAAGAAAGGGAAATTATCTGGTGGTGCTATAGCTGGAATTGTTATTGGGTCAGTTGTGATTCTTTTGATTGTGGTTTTTGCTTTGATTGTTTTATGTAGGAATAGAAATGGTGAAAAAATTGATGAAGTTGCAAGAACTTTGAAACATAATCAGCTTATTGATGAAGGGATTCATGGTGAGAATGTTGGTAATGGTAATGGAAATGGATATTCGTCGGCCGCGGCTATGGCGGTTGCGGCGCCGGTGAATGGTGAGAGAGGTAATGAAGGTGTTGTGATCGGTGGTGGTgagaaaaaattggttttttttaagaattggGGTAGGGTGTTTGATTTGGAGGATTTGTTAAGGGCTTCTGCTGAGGTATTAGGGAAAGGGACATTTGGGACATCTTATAAGGCAGTTTTGGAGGCTGGTCCTGTGGCTGTAGCTGTGAAGAGGTTAAGGGATGTGACAATTTCTGAGAGGGAGTTTAAGGAGAAGATTGAGAAAGTTGGAACAATGGTTCATGAGAATTTGGCACCTCTTAGGGCTTATTATTATAGTAGAGATGAGAAGCTTCTTGTTCATGATTATTTGCATATGGGAAGTTTATCTGCACTTTTGCATG GAAACAAAGGAGGGGGTAGGACACCATTGACTTGGGAAATGAGATCAGGCATTGCACTTGGAGCTGCTCGCGGCATTGAATACCTACATTCACAAGGTCCTAATGTTTCTCATGGAAACATAAAGTCATCTAACATCTTACTAACCAAGTCCTATGATGCAAGAGTATCTGATTTCGGTCTTGCACATCTTGTTGGTCCTTCATCCACACCCAATAGGGTTGCCGGCTACCGCGCTCCCGAGGTAACCGATCCTCGGAAAGTTTCTCAAAAGGCAGATGTATACAGCTTTGGTGTATTGCTCTTGGAACTTTTGACTGGAAAGGCTCCAACTCACGCCCTCTTGAACGACGAAGGTGTGGACCTTCCGAGATGGGTGCAATCAGTTGTTAAAGAAGAGTGGACTTCTGAGGTCTTTGATCTTGAACTTCTTAGGTATCAAAATGTTGAAGAGGAAATGGTTCAGTTGTTGCAACTTGCTGTAGATTGTGCTGCTCCATACCCCGATAACCGCCCTTCAATGTCGCAAGTGAGACAGCACATAGAAGAGTTGCATAGGTCTAGCTCGAAAGAGGGTAGTCAAGACCAAATTCAACAGCCTGATGTTATCAGTGACATAGATGATATCTCTTCTAGATGA